One genomic window of Mercenaria mercenaria strain notata chromosome 2, MADL_Memer_1, whole genome shotgun sequence includes the following:
- the LOC123563402 gene encoding beta-1,3-galactosyltransferase 9-like produces the protein MVSIRGVAFRLYPRATFFKLIWYGLIFLTLSFVLLMFTIDSSPTINYPYNMYKGYPLTIYDNPYNINKTECKNFKVVIVVHSAVTNFNKRDVIRKTWGNKALLRRYGTKLVFFLGMPLKKDLQILINEESVKNDDMVQGHFLDSYTNITHKAVLWLRWINENCPSVQTVLKLDDDVFVNVFSFHHHLPLFEIESRLNRHIWCEVVPVGTQRIQRKTGLKWRVAEHELMGLTHYPLTLCRGYFVVMTIESVRTMYEAAKETPFFWIDDFYIFGTLANKTGARFSSLQFLAEEKDAFSCFTSTKSICQIMGVLLDSNDVMETFWKYTIQQLNSIS, from the coding sequence ATGGTTAGTATACGAGGAGTTGCCTTCCGACTGTATCCTAGAGCTacattttttaaactgatttgGTATGGACTTATTTTCCTGACGTTATCGTTCGTGTTGCTCATGTTTACGATCGACAGTAGCCCAACAATCAACTACCCGTATAACATGTACAAAGGATATCCTTTGACAATTTATGACAATCCATACAACATCAACAAAACAGAATGCAAGAATTTTAAAGTGGTTATTGTAGTACATTCCGCGGTTACTAATTTCAACAAACGTGACGTCATCAGAAAAACCTGGGGTAATAAGGCCTTACTTAGAAGGTACGGAACGAAACTTGTGTTTTTTCTAGGAATGCCACTCAAAAAAGACTTGCAAATTCTTATTAATGAAGAATCGGTGAAGAACGATGATATGGTACAAGGACATTTTCTAGATTCATATACAAACATAACTCATAAAGCTGTACTTTGGCTGCGATGGATAAATGAAAATTGTCCGAGTGTACAAACTGTGTTGAAACTAGATGACGATGTGTTTGTAAATGTGTTTTCATTTCATCATCATTTACCAttgtttgaaattgaaagtaggcTGAATAGACATATTTGGTGTGAAGTTGTACCAGTGGGTACCCAGCGCATTCAACGAAAAACTGGCCTGAAATGGAGGGTTGCTGAACATGAATTAATGGGCTTGACACATTACCCTTTAACACTATGTCGTGGATATTTTGTGGTGATGACGATAGAAAGTGTCAGAACAATGTATGAGGCAGCCAAGGAAACACCTTTTTTCTGGATTGACGACTTTTATATATTTGGGACTCTAGCAAATAAAACAGGAGCTCGTTTTTCATCGCTTCAGTTTCTAGCCGAAGAAAAGGATGCGTTCAGCTGTTTTACATCAACAAAATCTATCTGCCAAATAATGGGAGTATTACTAGATTCAAACGATGTTATGGAGACATTTTGGAAATACACAATTCAGCAGTTGAATTCCATTTCGTGA